In one window of Camelina sativa cultivar DH55 chromosome 15, Cs, whole genome shotgun sequence DNA:
- the LOC104747326 gene encoding nuclear transcription factor Y subunit B-7 → MTEESPEEDHGSPEIAETNPGSPSSKTNNNNNNKEQDRFLPIANVGRIMKKVLPGNGKISKDAKETVQECVSEFISFVTGEASDKCQREKRKTINGDDIIWAITTLGFEDYVAPLKVYLCKYRDTEGEKVNSPKQQQQQQRQQQQQIQQQNHHNYQFQEQDQNNNNMSCTSYISHHHPSPFLPADHQPFPNIAFSPKSLQKQFPQQHDNIDSIHW, encoded by the coding sequence ATGACTGAAGAGAGCCCAGAAGAGGATCATGGGTCTCCTGAAATAGCCGAAACGAATCCAGGAAGCCCTTCTTcaaagaccaacaacaacaacaacaacaaagaacaagatCGGTTCCTTCCCATTGCTAATGTCGGAAGGATCATGAAAAAGGTTCTTCCCGGTAACGGAAAGATCTCGAAAGACGCCAAAGAAACCGTTCAAGAATGCGTCTCGGAGTTCATCAGTTTTGTCACTGGTGAAGCTTCTGATAAGTGtcagagagaaaagaggaagaCCATCAACGGAGATGACATCATTTGGGCCATTACAACTCTCGGATTCGAAGACTACGTGGCTCCATTAAAGGTTTACCTCTGCAAATACAGAGACACCGAGGGAGAGAAAGTTAACAGCCcaaaacagcaacaacaacaacaaagacaacagcaacaacagatTCAACAACAGAACCATCATAACTACCAGTTCCAAGAACAAGACCAGAACAACAATAACATGTCATGTACTAGTTACatctctcatcatcatccttctcCATTCCTACCCGCCGATCATCAACCATTTCCCAATATTGCTTTCTCTCCTAAATCATTGCAGAAACAGTTCCCCCAGCAGCATGATAACATTGATTCCATTCACTGGTGA
- the LOC104747328 gene encoding NAD-dependent malic enzyme 1, mitochondrial-like, translated as MLNHDTVPLNNCSLAAYMSEEEVLQGIIYPPISRIRDITKSIAAAVIKEAIEEDLVGGYREMDARELQKLSEEELMEYVENNMWSPEYPTLVYKDD; from the exons ATGTTGAATCATGACACTGTTCCGCTAAACAACTGCAGCCTAGCAGCATACATGAGCGAAGAAGAAGTGCTACAGGGGATTATATATCCTCCAATATCAAG GATACGAGACATAACAAAAAGTATAGCAGCTGCGGTGATTAAGGAAGCGATTGAGGAGGATCTGGTCGGCGGATATAGGGAAATGGACGCTCGAGAGCTCCAAAAGCTTAGTGAG GAGGAGCTGATGGAGTACGTGGAAAACAACATGTGGAGTCCAGAGTATCCGACTTTGGTCTACAAAGATGACTAA
- the LOC104748683 gene encoding NAD-dependent malic enzyme 1, mitochondrial-like, with the protein MIVVTDGSRILGLGDLGVHGIGIAVGKLDLYVAAAGINPQRVLPVMIDVGTNNEKLLKDPMYLGLQQRRLEDDEYISVIDEFMEAVYTRWPHVIVQFEDFQSKWAFKLLERYRYTNRMFNDDVQGTAGVAIAGLLGAVRAQGRPMIDFPKMKIVVTGAGSAGIGVLNAARKTMARMLGNTETAFDSAQSQFWVVDAQGLITEGRENIDPEAQPFARKTKEMERQGLKEGATLVEVVREVKPDVLLGLSAVGGLFSKEVLEAMKGSTSTRPAIFAMSNPTKNAECTPQDAFSILGENMIFASGSPFKNVEFGNGQIGHCNQGNNMYLFPGIGLGTLLSGAPIVSDGMLQAASECLAAYMSEEEVLQGIIYPPISRIRDITKSIAAAVIKEAIEEDLVGGYREMDARELQKLSEEELMEYVENNMWSPEYPTLVYKDD; encoded by the exons ATGATTGTTGTTACCGATGGAAGCCGGATTTTGGGTCTTGGAGATCTAGGTGTTCATGGAATTGGAATTGCTGTAGGGAAGCTTGATTTATACGTTGCCGCAGCTGGAATAAATCCTCAACGG GTACTACCTGTCATGATTGATGTTGGAACGAACAATGAAAAACTACTCAAGGACCCCATGT ATTTGGGTCTGCAGCAACGTCGTTTAGAGGATGACGAGTATATATCTGTTATTGATGAATTTATGGAGGCAGTGTATACCCGGTGGCCACATGTTATTGTGCAG TTTGAGGATTTCCAGAGCAAGTGGGCTTTCAAATTATTGGAGAGGTATAGATACACCAATCGAATGTTCAATGATGATGTCCAG GGGACTGCAGGGGTTGCAATCGCTGGTCTTCTTGGAGCAGTTAGAGCACAGGGGCGGCCTATGATTGATTTTCCTAAGATGAAGATTGTTGTTACTGGCGCTGGAAG TGCCGGAATCGGTGTTCTGAACGCTGCAAGGAAGACAATGGCGCGGATGTTGGGAAATACTGAAACTGCATTTGATAGTGCACAAAGTCAATTTTGGGTGGTTGATGCTCag GGTCTTATCACTGAAGGACGAGAAAATATTGACCCAGAGGCTCAGCCTTTTGCTAGGAAGACTAAAGAAATGGAGCGTCAGGGATTAAAAGAAGGAGCAACTCTTGTGGAAGTG GTCCGTGAAGTTAAACCTGATGTGCTTCTTGGTTTATCTGCCGTTGGAGGGTTATTCTCAAAAGAG GTTTTAGAAGCCATGAAAGGTTCAACCTCGACAAGACCTGCTATTTTTGCAATGTCGAACCCTACAAAAAACG CTGAATGCACGCCTCAAGATGCATTTTCTATATTAGGCGAGAATATGATTTTTGCAAGTGGAAGCCCATTCAAGAATGTGGAATTTG GGAATGGTCAAATAGGACATTGCAACCAGGGAAACAACATGTACCTATTTCCGGG TATTGGACTTGGTACTCTTCTATCTGGTGCTCCCATCGTCTCGGATGGTATGCTTCAGGCCGCATCTGAGTG CCTAGCAGCATACATGAGCGAAGAAGAAGTGCTACAGGGGATTATATATCCTCCAATATCAAG GATACGAGACATAACAAAAAGTATAGCAGCTGCGGTGATTAAGGAAGCGATTGAGGAGGATCTGGTCGGCGGATATAGGGAAATGGACGCTCGAGAGCTCCAAAAGCTTAGTGAG GAGGAGCTGATGGAGTACGTGGAAAACAACATGTGGAGTCCAGAGTATCCGACTTTGGTCTACAAAGATGACTAA